The following coding sequences are from one Candidatus Edwardsbacteria bacterium window:
- a CDS encoding response regulator transcription factor, with translation MPGAGGLDVLKQIIVQYPKLPVLILSMHPEEEYAVRAMRAGAMGYLTKKSAPDELGMAITRITQGRRYITSSLAEQLADVLHGEHEGAPHESLTDREYQILLMIASGKRLKEIAGELTLSPKTVSTYRGRILEKMGIQSNADIVRYAIEHKIK, from the coding sequence CATGCCCGGGGCCGGCGGCCTGGATGTTTTGAAACAGATCATCGTACAATATCCTAAACTGCCGGTGCTGATCCTCAGTATGCATCCCGAAGAGGAATATGCCGTCCGGGCCATGAGGGCCGGAGCCATGGGATATCTAACCAAAAAAAGCGCTCCAGATGAACTGGGTATGGCGATAACCCGCATAACACAGGGGCGGCGTTATATAACGTCATCGTTGGCGGAACAGCTGGCTGATGTATTGCATGGCGAGCATGAAGGAGCTCCGCACGAGTCATTAACGGACCGCGAATATCAAATATTGCTTATGATCGCTTCGGGGAAAAGATTAAAGGAAATTGCCGGCGAACTGACGTTGAGCCCCAAAACCGTCAGCACCTATCGCGGGAGGATTTTAGAGAAAATGGGCATCCAGAGCAATGCCGACATAGTCCGGTATGCCATAGAACATAAAATTAAGTAA
- the pal gene encoding peptidoglycan-associated lipoprotein Pal, which produces MLKVHLTIALAVLSIGLFGCAKKQTLKQEPPVMQTEVAPPQAKEEKPEAKLETQTIYFDLDSYELRSDAKNTLNRASAQLRSNSKVALSIEGHCDERGTTEYNLALGEKRAMAVKGYLVNSGLDKSRLQTISFGEEKPAAAGHDEQSWAKNRRSEIKVK; this is translated from the coding sequence ATGTTAAAAGTTCACCTTACCATCGCGCTGGCTGTTCTCAGCATCGGCCTGTTCGGCTGCGCTAAAAAACAGACCCTGAAACAAGAGCCACCGGTTATGCAAACGGAAGTTGCCCCGCCCCAGGCCAAAGAGGAGAAACCCGAGGCCAAGCTGGAAACCCAGACAATCTATTTCGATTTAGATTCTTACGAACTCCGCTCCGACGCCAAGAACACACTCAACCGGGCCAGCGCCCAGCTGCGGAGCAATTCCAAAGTAGCCCTGTCAATAGAGGGTCATTGTGATGAAAGAGGCACCACCGAATATAATCTGGCCCTGGGAGAGAAAAGAGCCATGGCGGTAAAGGGATACCTGGTTAATTCGGGATTGGACAAAAGCCGGCTGCAGACCATAAGCTTCGGCGAGGAGAAGCCCGCGGCTGCCGGACACGATGAGCAAAGCTGGGCAAAAAACCGCCGGTCCGAGATTAAGGTAAAATAA